One Tamlana carrageenivorans genomic region harbors:
- the sprA gene encoding cell surface protein SprA, translating into MKITNLQFYKSIKPCLLLFFALCCFTDGWGQETPQDSIPPQAGYHVGNIKAPTPSSVESKYTYDPVSNRYIYTEKIGEYDIRFPIILSPKEYYDLVARENLRAYYKEKIDAFDGKKEGAEEGRRNLLPEFYIKSGLFESIFGGNTIEIIPQGSVEMDLGILYSKQDNPSFSPRNRSNLTFDFDQRISLSLLGKVGERLQINANYDTQSTFDFQNLIKLEYTPTEDDIIQKIEVGNVSMPLNSSLITGAQSLFGVKAQLQFGKTTVTGVFSEQKSQSNTVVAQGGGTLEEFDVFIRDYDENRHFFLAQYFRETYDAALSNYPFINNKGLQIKRLEVWVTNRSNRTENVRNVVALQDLGESDRIGLQTPPNGFVNVGPGAFPDNGNNDFDPTNIGGPGSQLTTAVRDIATVQSGILVPNVNEGPDYAKLENARKLIEGQEYTLNSELGYISLNQRLSNDEVLAVAFQYTIAGQVYQVGEFANDGVDATDVDTDNNGNVTNVVNSALLLKMLKSSVTNVNQPVWDLMMKNIYDTGAYNLSVEDFKLNIFYNEATPLNFIKPVGSDFANDINGNPIGNNTDEKDLIENVPLLRVFNLDKLNFNNDPQNRGDGFFDFVPGVTVIPTNGKIVFTSAEPFGEYLFNVLGGGNYEDDTSYNDDQKKYVFDKLYSETKTKALDYVEKNKFKLNGRYKSTGGDGIPIGSFNVPRGSVRVTAGGRVLVEGIDYTVNYQLGRVQILDEALKASNTPIEVSTENNAVFGQQTRRFTGLNVEHKFNDNFVLGGTFLNLNERPVTQKANYGTESINNSIFGVNGNYATKVPFLTRLVNKLPNIDTDVESNISLRGEFAYLSPGAPKGTDLNGEATSYIDDFEGSQNSIDLKSQLSWFLSSRPLDLNIPSNPNEDDNGIQNGYQRAMLNWYSIDPVFYSSQRPDGMTDDDISGLYTSRVFINELFPDRDLVQGQNSVLFTLDLAYYPNERGPYNFDPNAASEVLNNPQESWAGITRQITSTDFEQQNVEYIDFWVQDPFQENPNNPGGKLVFNLGNISEDIIKDGKKLYENGLPKDGDVSFLQPTAWGTVTPQNQSLVYAFDSTGQERINQDVGYDGYNDAEEAMAFGAQFGADPSNDNYVYFLNADGNIFDRYKKYNGVEGNTPDSFSNTDRGANTQPDVEDINRDNTMNTIDSYYEYELDLNRQNLPITEVEFNNLPDSNPLKQFLRDYKERPRQLPNGQSVNVRWYQFRVPVEGAHAKSVGNISDLRSVRFSRIYLKEFTEPTVFRFGTLDLVRSDWRRYTLPLDENDPDPSDPNTEFSVGVIGTLENEGRYESPPGIVPEQLFNNNTVVRQNEQSLVIEVCGLEAKDSRGVYKNINLDMRQYKRMRMFMHAEDQDAAVGTIGDKDLVGFIRMGNDLTENYYQIEIPLQVSGSELWPTANEINLPIEVLGKIKAKSISNGNGDLTFYDVIGDDIQLVNDPFLGYKLGQHRVAIKGNPNFGDIRTLMVGVKNATNNDVCGEIWFNELRMSDLDNQGGWATVVSMDSNIADFANISATGRQSTSGFGSLEQGPSQRSLEDVQQYDVVTNVNVGQLLPKKWGVQLPFNYGRGEALITPKYDQLYKDLTLESRLDAANDAAERERIKEQSEDYTMRHSINFIGVRKVRTTDAKPRFYDVENFTLNYSYNKIEHRDFEIENSVNKTLRLGANYAHNFEPLVIEPFQKNDSLFTGKYWKILKDFNLNLLPASFTVNSDLNRQFNRQKFREVDLTGDNIAIEELYRRNYMFDFQYTINYNLTKSLQLNYTATNNNIVRNYFKNDDLIAGEQDNTLDVWDGMLDFGDPNRQMQNLGLTYKVPINKIPTFSFLDLTYQYTGSFQWQKGSDLFGNVELNGQLYDLGNTVQNSNVHNINSSMDMNRLYKYIGLTKKPISRARQRRAPGRPATNPEGKEGSAQPKTKGQAGTKALNAAIDILTSVKRIQINYSENNGTFLPGYVQTPGFLGTTKPTLGFIFGGQSDVRYKAARRGWLTVFPEFNQQYTTTETKQLDVSASLQPVRDLKIDILGNRSYYENYSENYRVENDEYYSLTPNTFGNFNISTLLIKTAFQVSDEITSESFSEFRTNRIKIADRLAEAFYGTTNYARDAEGYPLGFGKNNQKVLLPSFLAAYQGKDAENITTETFRNVPIPNWDLKYTGFMKFGWFKKNFKRFSLTHGYRSTYTINQFSTNLNLNLDPTDNEKPIPGTPYANQPAEALDQSGNYKNETLYSNINLTEMFSPLMRIDMEMKNSVKILAEIKKDRLLSLSFDNNLMTEVHGNEYILGLGYRIKDLRIRSKLAGPQKRIISDLNMKADVSVRDNKTIVRYLDLDNNQITSGQTIWGVKYTADYAFSKNLTGIFYFDYTFSDYAISTAFPQTTVRSGLTIRYNFGN; encoded by the coding sequence TTGAAAATAACTAACCTTCAATTTTATAAATCAATTAAACCGTGTTTGTTATTATTTTTTGCCCTATGCTGTTTTACAGATGGCTGGGGACAAGAAACACCACAGGATTCCATTCCGCCTCAGGCAGGGTATCATGTTGGAAATATAAAAGCGCCAACACCTTCAAGTGTAGAGTCTAAATACACTTACGACCCCGTTTCTAATCGATATATTTACACCGAAAAAATTGGGGAGTATGACATTCGCTTTCCTATTATATTATCACCTAAGGAATATTACGATTTAGTAGCTAGAGAAAACCTAAGAGCTTATTATAAAGAAAAAATTGATGCTTTTGATGGTAAAAAGGAAGGTGCCGAAGAAGGGCGTAGAAACTTATTGCCGGAGTTTTATATCAAATCTGGGCTTTTTGAAAGCATTTTTGGAGGAAATACAATAGAAATTATACCACAAGGTTCTGTAGAGATGGACTTGGGAATATTGTATTCTAAACAAGATAATCCGTCATTTTCACCCAGAAACAGAAGTAATTTAACCTTTGATTTCGATCAGCGAATAAGCTTAAGTTTATTAGGTAAAGTTGGAGAGCGTCTTCAAATTAACGCCAATTACGACACGCAATCTACTTTCGATTTTCAGAATTTAATAAAATTAGAATACACACCAACTGAAGATGATATTATTCAGAAAATAGAAGTTGGTAATGTGAGTATGCCATTAAATAGCTCCCTAATTACTGGCGCTCAAAGTTTATTTGGTGTAAAGGCGCAACTGCAATTTGGTAAAACTACGGTGACAGGCGTTTTTTCTGAACAAAAATCGCAATCTAATACCGTTGTTGCTCAAGGAGGTGGAACCCTTGAAGAGTTCGATGTTTTTATTAGAGACTATGACGAAAACAGACACTTTTTCTTAGCGCAATATTTTAGAGAGACTTACGATGCTGCGCTATCTAACTATCCGTTTATAAACAACAAAGGTTTACAAATTAAACGTTTAGAAGTTTGGGTAACCAACCGAAGCAATCGCACCGAAAATGTACGAAACGTTGTAGCCTTACAAGATTTAGGGGAATCGGATAGAATTGGTTTGCAAACACCTCCTAATGGTTTTGTAAATGTGGGGCCAGGAGCCTTTCCAGACAATGGTAATAACGATTTCGATCCAACCAATATTGGTGGGCCTGGATCACAGCTTACCACAGCTGTTAGAGATATTGCTACCGTGCAATCTGGTATTCTAGTACCAAACGTTAATGAAGGCCCTGATTATGCTAAACTTGAAAATGCTAGAAAATTAATTGAAGGTCAAGAATATACTCTAAATTCAGAATTAGGTTATATTTCATTAAATCAGCGTTTAAGTAACGATGAAGTTTTAGCTGTGGCTTTTCAATATACCATAGCAGGTCAGGTGTATCAGGTTGGAGAATTTGCTAACGATGGGGTCGATGCTACCGATGTAGATACCGATAACAATGGAAATGTTACCAATGTGGTTAATTCTGCGCTACTACTTAAAATGCTAAAAAGTAGTGTGACCAATGTGAATCAGCCGGTTTGGGATTTAATGATGAAAAATATTTACGACACCGGGGCTTATAATCTTAGTGTGGAAGATTTTAAATTGAATATCTTTTATAACGAAGCAACACCTTTAAACTTTATAAAACCTGTAGGTAGTGATTTTGCTAACGATATCAATGGAAACCCTATAGGTAATAATACCGATGAAAAGGACTTGATTGAAAATGTACCTTTATTAAGGGTTTTCAATTTGGATAAATTAAATTTTAATAACGATCCACAAAACCGTGGTGATGGTTTTTTCGATTTTGTTCCAGGTGTAACCGTTATCCCTACAAATGGTAAAATTGTGTTTACAAGCGCCGAGCCTTTTGGAGAGTATCTCTTTAATGTGCTTGGGGGTGGTAATTATGAAGATGATACGTCTTATAACGACGACCAAAAGAAATATGTATTTGATAAACTTTATTCTGAAACCAAAACCAAAGCTTTAGATTACGTAGAAAAAAACAAGTTTAAATTAAATGGCCGCTATAAATCTACTGGCGGCGATGGTATTCCAATTGGTTCGTTTAATGTGCCCCGAGGTTCTGTGCGTGTAACAGCAGGGGGACGTGTATTAGTGGAAGGCATAGACTATACCGTTAATTACCAATTGGGAAGGGTGCAAATTTTAGATGAAGCTCTAAAAGCGTCTAATACACCTATTGAGGTTTCGACAGAAAATAATGCAGTTTTCGGACAACAAACAAGGCGTTTTACAGGGCTTAACGTCGAACATAAGTTTAATGATAATTTTGTTTTAGGCGGTACCTTTTTAAATCTTAATGAGCGCCCTGTAACACAAAAAGCAAACTACGGAACAGAATCAATAAACAACTCTATTTTCGGTGTTAATGGTAATTACGCGACTAAAGTGCCTTTTTTAACGCGATTAGTTAATAAACTACCAAATATTGATACCGACGTAGAATCGAATATTTCCTTAAGAGGGGAATTCGCTTACCTGTCTCCTGGAGCTCCTAAAGGCACCGATTTAAATGGAGAAGCCACGTCGTATATAGACGACTTCGAAGGTTCTCAAAACAGCATCGATTTAAAGTCGCAATTATCATGGTTTTTGTCTAGTAGACCTTTAGATTTAAATATTCCGAGCAATCCAAATGAAGATGATAATGGTATTCAAAATGGATACCAACGTGCCATGTTAAACTGGTATTCTATCGATCCTGTTTTTTACAGTAGTCAACGTCCCGATGGTATGACCGATGATGATATTTCTGGATTGTATACCAGTCGCGTATTTATAAATGAATTATTTCCAGATAGAGATTTGGTACAAGGGCAAAATTCTGTACTGTTTACTTTAGATCTAGCCTATTATCCTAACGAACGAGGACCTTACAACTTTGATCCTAATGCAGCTAGTGAGGTGCTAAATAATCCGCAAGAAAGCTGGGCTGGAATTACAAGACAAATTACTTCAACAGATTTTGAACAACAAAATGTAGAGTATATCGATTTTTGGGTGCAAGATCCCTTTCAAGAAAATCCGAATAATCCTGGAGGTAAGCTGGTTTTTAACTTAGGAAATATATCAGAAGATATTATAAAAGATGGGAAAAAGTTATATGAAAATGGCTTGCCCAAAGATGGCGATGTTAGTTTTTTACAACCTACAGCTTGGGGAACGGTAACACCACAAAACCAGTCTTTAGTGTATGCCTTCGATAGTACAGGGCAGGAGCGAATTAATCAAGATGTAGGTTACGATGGTTATAATGATGCCGAAGAAGCTATGGCATTTGGAGCGCAGTTTGGAGCAGATCCTTCTAACGATAATTATGTGTATTTTTTAAATGCCGATGGAAATATTTTCGATCGTTATAAAAAATATAATGGGGTAGAAGGTAATACCCCGGACAGTTTTTCTAACACAGACCGCGGTGCCAACACACAACCCGATGTTGAAGATATTAACCGTGATAACACCATGAATACCATAGATAGTTATTACGAGTATGAGTTAGATCTAAACCGTCAAAATTTACCAATTACCGAGGTCGAATTTAACAATCTACCTGATAGTAACCCTTTAAAACAGTTTTTAAGAGATTATAAAGAGCGCCCCCGACAATTACCAAATGGGCAATCTGTAAATGTAAGGTGGTATCAGTTTAGAGTCCCTGTTGAAGGAGCACATGCTAAATCTGTTGGGAATATTTCAGATTTAAGATCGGTTCGTTTTTCAAGAATTTATTTAAAAGAATTTACCGAACCCACCGTTTTCCGTTTTGGTACCCTCGATTTAGTACGAAGCGACTGGAGACGTTATACCTTACCTTTAGATGAAAATGATCCAGATCCTAGCGACCCTAATACCGAGTTTTCAGTTGGTGTTATAGGTACTTTAGAAAACGAAGGCCGTTACGAGAGTCCGCCAGGCATTGTTCCAGAACAATTGTTTAATAACAACACCGTTGTTCGCCAAAATGAACAATCTTTAGTGATTGAAGTGTGTGGCTTAGAGGCCAAAGACTCAAGAGGTGTCTACAAAAATATCAATTTAGACATGCGTCAATACAAACGGATGCGTATGTTTATGCATGCCGAAGATCAAGATGCTGCTGTAGGAACCATAGGTGATAAAGACTTAGTAGGATTCATACGTATGGGAAACGACCTTACTGAAAATTACTATCAAATTGAAATCCCGTTACAAGTCTCAGGATCTGAGTTGTGGCCAACAGCTAATGAAATAAACTTACCTATTGAAGTTTTAGGTAAAATTAAAGCTAAAAGCATTTCTAATGGTAATGGCGATTTAACATTCTATGATGTCATAGGCGATGATATTCAACTGGTAAACGATCCGTTTCTAGGCTATAAATTAGGGCAGCATCGTGTGGCCATAAAGGGAAATCCCAACTTTGGTGATATTCGAACGCTCATGGTAGGTGTTAAGAATGCTACTAACAATGATGTTTGCGGTGAAATCTGGTTTAACGAGTTACGCATGTCAGATCTGGACAATCAAGGCGGTTGGGCGACTGTGGTAAGCATGGATTCCAATATTGCAGATTTTGCAAACATAAGCGCGACAGGGCGTCAAAGCACTTCTGGTTTTGGGTCGTTAGAACAAGGGCCAAGCCAACGTAGTCTTGAAGATGTTCAGCAATATGATGTGGTTACCAATGTGAATGTGGGGCAGCTATTACCTAAAAAATGGGGCGTACAATTGCCTTTTAATTATGGTCGAGGTGAAGCTCTTATTACACCTAAATATGATCAGTTATATAAAGATTTAACGTTAGAATCACGTTTGGATGCTGCTAATGATGCTGCCGAAAGAGAACGTATTAAAGAACAGTCGGAAGATTACACCATGCGTCACAGTATTAACTTTATAGGCGTCAGAAAGGTGCGTACTACCGATGCGAAACCTCGTTTTTATGATGTGGAAAATTTTACGCTTAATTATTCTTATAATAAAATTGAACATCGGGATTTTGAAATTGAGAACTCTGTTAATAAAACTTTACGTTTAGGGGCTAATTATGCCCATAATTTTGAGCCTCTGGTTATCGAGCCTTTTCAAAAGAACGATTCGTTGTTTACAGGTAAGTATTGGAAAATATTAAAGGATTTCAACTTAAATCTATTACCAGCTAGTTTTACAGTGAACTCCGATTTAAACCGCCAGTTTAACCGACAAAAATTTAGAGAGGTAGATCTTACGGGTGATAATATCGCCATAGAAGAATTGTATCGAAGAAATTATATGTTCGATTTTCAGTACACAATAAATTATAATTTAACCAAATCCTTACAGTTAAATTATACGGCTACTAATAATAATATTGTACGAAACTATTTTAAAAATGATGATTTAATTGCCGGGGAACAGGATAATACTTTAGATGTTTGGGATGGCATGCTAGATTTTGGAGATCCTAACCGCCAGATGCAAAATTTAGGGCTTACCTATAAAGTGCCCATTAATAAAATACCAACCTTTAGCTTTTTAGATCTTACCTACCAATATACGGGAAGTTTCCAGTGGCAAAAAGGGTCCGATCTATTTGGTAATGTAGAGTTAAACGGGCAATTATATGACTTGGGGAATACGGTACAGAATTCCAATGTCCATAACATTAATTCGTCTATGGATATGAATCGATTATATAAATACATTGGTTTAACAAAAAAACCTATTAGCCGGGCTAGGCAACGTAGGGCGCCAGGACGACCAGCTACTAATCCTGAAGGTAAAGAAGGAAGTGCGCAGCCAAAAACCAAAGGGCAAGCCGGAACAAAAGCATTAAATGCCGCTATCGATATTTTAACAAGCGTTAAAAGAATTCAAATTAATTATTCTGAAAATAACGGAACCTTTCTACCGGGTTATGTTCAAACACCTGGTTTCCTCGGTACCACAAAACCAACACTAGGGTTTATTTTTGGAGGACAAAGCGATGTGCGCTACAAGGCGGCTAGACGCGGGTGGTTAACGGTGTTTCCAGAATTTAATCAGCAGTATACAACCACTGAAACCAAGCAGTTAGATGTTTCGGCGTCTTTACAGCCTGTAAGAGATTTAAAAATTGATATTCTAGGAAACCGTTCATATTATGAGAATTACTCCGAAAATTATAGGGTAGAAAATGATGAGTATTATTCATTAACACCTAATACCTTTGGTAACTTTAATATTTCAACGCTATTAATAAAAACAGCCTTTCAAGTTAGTGATGAAATAACTTCAGAATCCTTTAGCGAATTTAGGACGAATAGAATAAAAATAGCCGATCGCTTGGCGGAAGCGTTTTACGGTACAACCAATTACGCTAGAGATGCAGAAGGCTATCCTTTAGGGTTTGGAAAGAATAATCAAAAGGTGTTATTACCATCATTTTTAGCGGCTTACCAAGGGAAAGATGCTGAAAACATTACAACCGAAACATTTAGAAATGTGCCTATCCCGAACTGGGATTTGAAATATACGGGGTTCATGAAATTTGGGTGGTTTAAAAAGAACTTTAAACGATTCTCCCTAACCCATGGTTACCGTTCCACGTATACCATCAATCAGTTTTCAACGAATTTAAATCTGAATTTAGATCCAACGGACAATGAAAAACCTATACCAGGTACCCCTTATGCGAATCAACCAGCCGAGGCTTTAGATCAATCTGGAAATTATAAAAATGAAACGCTTTATAGCAATATCAATTTAACCGAAATGTTTAGTCCGCTTATGCGCATTGACATGGAAATGAAAAACTCGGTTAAAATATTAGCCGAAATTAAAAAAGATCGATTGCTGTCCCTGAGTTTTGATAATAATTTAATGACCGAAGTTCATGGTAATGAATACATATTAGGATTGGGGTACCGTATTAAAGATTTACGCATCCGATCTAAATTGGCAGGTCCACAGAAACGTATAATTAGTGATTTAAATATGAAGGCCGATGTTTCGGTAAGAGATAATAAAACCATTGTGAGGTATTTGGATTTAGATAATAATCAAATTACTTCAGGGCAAACCATTTGGGGTGTAAAATATACTGCCGATTATGCCTTTAGTAAAAACCTAACAGGGATCTTCTATTTTGATTATACATTTTCAGATTATGCCATTTCTACAGCATTCCCGCAAACAACTGTAAGGTCAGGGCTAACAATTCGTTATAATTTTGGGAATTAA
- the ruvA gene encoding Holliday junction branch migration protein RuvA, with protein sequence MITHIQGKLTDKNPTHVVIDCNGVGYLLNISLHTYSQIPEGEHLKLYTHLQVKEDSHTLYGFSSLAEREIFRLLISVSGIGSSIARTMLSSLTPKQVREGIATGDVALIQSIKGIGAKTAQRVIIELKDKIIKIYDIDEVSVSQGNTNKDEALSALEVLGFVKKQAERVVDKIMIAQPDANVETIIKQALKNL encoded by the coding sequence ATGATAACCCATATTCAAGGTAAACTCACCGATAAAAATCCAACCCACGTTGTTATAGATTGTAACGGCGTGGGCTATTTACTTAATATATCTTTACATACCTACTCTCAAATTCCCGAAGGTGAGCATTTAAAATTATATACTCACCTTCAGGTTAAAGAGGATTCTCATACGTTATACGGCTTTTCAAGTCTAGCCGAGCGTGAAATTTTTAGATTGTTAATTTCTGTAAGTGGTATAGGATCTAGCATTGCACGTACCATGTTGTCGTCATTAACACCCAAACAAGTTCGTGAAGGGATTGCTACAGGTGATGTAGCCTTAATTCAATCCATTAAAGGCATTGGAGCAAAAACAGCACAACGTGTTATTATTGAATTGAAAGATAAAATCATTAAGATTTATGATATTGATGAAGTTTCTGTTTCGCAAGGCAATACCAATAAGGATGAAGCGTTATCTGCTTTAGAAGTTCTTGGTTTTGTTAAAAAACAGGCCGAACGTGTAGTAGATAAGATTATGATAGCCCAACCAGATGCTAATGTCGAAACCATCATTAAGCAGGCTTTAAAAAATTTATAA